GGAGAACACCCTCTTTTGCATCAgtactgttgcgtcaagaaattgctcagcggtccttcgagtgctgtaacctgcaaaagaccttgggtgacaaaggagaaccggtgtggttccagcctaagactctccgatgcctaagttagatctctctgagcaaatagatgaatagtagtattcaagatgagttaagatgccccctgatggggttgagtaccttgccttttatagtagagcatggcggagtggagagtcccagttggtgTAGAGTGTCCGTCATagatgatagagtccctgagtagcagggttCGTCCTTGACTGGTTGTCTTCCCACGAAACGTGGTGTCACGATAGACTTGGCAAtcgtcttcctgagagacgtagtgtcatgatagacttggtatccttggtggattgacctatctacgtggtagatgaggttcctggtACATGAGTCctttcagactacgtgacttgataggcggtggcctagagtccttggtgatgtgGGCTGCGTCTTGTTGATGACGATGGTTGCtgccgtgttcgagggagactgtgcccggggatgacgtgCTCGAGGTCTTCATCCATGCTTGGTTCGCGCCCGGGTCCGACTTGGGATGACTATCTCCTGGGTTTGCCTGCTTGGTTCTGGTCCTGAGCTGGTCCTCTTTCTTGGGTTAGGACATGTGGCAGTCCCTGATTGGTCAGAGTGATTTTGGATTCATCAAGTGCAAAAGAACTGCACATGGCTCTACATGAGTCCTATCTAAAATCAACAACAAGGATATAATCTTATAAATCCATTTGCTTCCTTTGACCAACTATCTCTCCAAATGTGGGATACAAGAATTTATAGGAATACCCACCGCATCTTGTTATTCTATAGGTGTGAATTGTTAAACTGCATAGGATTGCCCATACGTATCTTCTCTATCCTAAGAGTTAAATAAATCGATTTCTTAACTCAAACCAACTACAGTCTCAACTGCAATACAATCACCCATCGTCCATCATAAGCTTTTACATTCAGTCAAAACAACATGTCACTCCTATCTCTAATGTTGAAACACCCAATTCTGCCCAAGTCAGACAGTCACCATACTCATTGAAGAACCGCACTCCTTTGACAACTACAACTAAGAATGTCACTAATTGAACCTTTGAACCTTACTGATGCACATAAACAGATTGCTGGCTCCTACACTCATCAGTTGCAAACCTTTGACATCAACACTGACATCTCACTGACTGCTTTGTCCTCTGATTGACAAGAACTTGCTTATGTTAAGACTGACATATCTATCAAACGCAAAAACACTGCCAAGGACTACAATGTAAATCAACGACGATTACTAATCTTGGAAATACTGCAGTAACTCTACTATCATAATCTGAATTTTGCTGGTGGCACTAATGAACATCTAGTAAGCTCTCCTCTCCTGTGCACCTAGGCTTGTCaaacggtacggtttcggtaatacggtacggtaccaaaaataggtacccaataccgataccgataccgtaccgttTAAGAACCCTATTTTCAATATCGCAACCGTACCGCTACGGTACGGTATGAAAATGATATATATACGGTATGGTATGAAAATGGTATATGTACGGTACAAAAAATggtataaatttgatttttaaacgATATGTATATGAAAACAGTATATATACGGTACGAAAATGGTATGCATACGGTACGAaaatggtacggtttcatttttACATGTTTACACCCCAAAACGGTACGGTTACGGTAAAACGGTACGGTTTTGGTACATACCGACAGTATGACCGTAAAAACCATTACCGTACCGTACCATGGTCAATACCGTTTGaccataccgtaccgtaccattTTTGCAACAGTGCGGTTTGATACGATTTTACACGGGCGATTTCGGTTTCGATATACGGTTACGGTTccagattgacacccttatgtgACCTAGTTCCTGAGAGGTTGCCCACTCGCACACTCACCACACCCAGCTCCAAACCCAAGCTGGGTGTGGTGAGTTAACTATACACACCTTTGTGTGCCTCTGTCCCTGAAACTAAGACAAAGTTCCTCAAGGAGGATGAAGTACCCATGAAGACTTCAAGTTCCTCAAGGAGGATGAATTGCCCATGAAGACTTCAATccccaataccgataccaatGTGAATTGCAAGTTTGCAACAACGCCAGAAGCTTTGATTGCTTTAGAGGTCTGGAATCAGCGAAATGCCTTCTTATTAATCCACCAAGTtctgcgagagagagagatgcaaaccctggtttcaaaaaaaaaaaaaaacccccctgGTTCCTTGATCTCAAATCAAGGAGGTGAGGAAGAGGTAGTATGCCCAGTACATGGACTCTGGAAAAAGATAAAAGGGGCGTTGCGGGAATCGAACTCGCGACCTCTCGCACCCGAAGCGAGAATCATACCACTAGACCAAACGCCCAGAAGACGTTGATGATTTCTTTAATTACATTTAAAAACCTAAAACAGAGGTCTCCCCACTGCCGCAAATAGGTCAACCgtttttcttttggttcatcttcACGAATTTGGTTCTGTAATTGCTACTCAAATACATTGAACATTTTTCCGTTCAAACACTGCAGAATGCAAAATCCAGAATTAGGGTTCGTTCTTTTTTGACATCATAAGCTGTCAGTACTTTTCATTCCTTATTGTTGATATTAATTTTGTACTTTATTTATCACTTTTATTCTTCCTGATGTTTCCTCTTATTGGATTGTGTAATCTTTGCAAAGTAGTGAATCAAGCCTTATGTACAGGAATAGAGTTTGCATTCATTGAAATCGTGTTGGTGCTAGGGTTTGAGTCGGAATTGTGTTGctctgatgctttttatctaaTAATTTAAGTCTCTGTTAGCATGCTTCCAGTACTTATTGTGTTGATATTTTGACAGTAGCATTAGAACATTATAATCTGCAGCTTTCAAGTTAAGGAGTAATTGGGCTCACCCTGGCAATAATGTGAGCTCCTTTTTTTCTGACACAGTTCAAGTAATATGAATATTCCTCTTCTTATATGTCAGTTTAGGATGATTGACATGGTTGATGCGGAATTGTTACCCTGTTGTGTATCTGTAGGCCGTCGGGGTTGACAATAATTTAACcgagaaaaaaatatttagaaGAGGGAATGATTAAGTTGGGTAGTTcttgttagaaaaacaatgcaGCAGAATGATgattttgcaaaagaaaacgaaaaaaggaagagaaatcaCACACACTAGACAAGACAAGATTTGCGTGGTTaacccccaagaaggaaggctacatccacgtCCGAGCGATAGAACGAATCCACTATTTCTATGAAGCAAATACAAACCCTCACTCTCTCATGCCCCtaacaatatataagaaaaccctaacccagaaaGTATAAAACTGCCCCTAgagactcacccggtctggttcggacctgAACCAATATAGggcgaaatacatatcaaatcgaagatcttgACGAGCTCTACAGGTTAAAGCACCGACAGTGCTGACATATGCACTTTTTGGCCATGCTAGCACGTTTCGAAGGCGAAACGGCCTGCCAAAAAATCACCACAGCACTTTCTGGACTGAgattaggcttcaccaataacagttCTTAAGTAATCTTGAATATTCCTTTTGACTaactattgtttttttttaaatctgcaTTATGATTCAGTAGGAGGAGTGGAGATATAAATCCAAATATAAGTGAATTAATTcacttatttttcttgtttataATATGTGTTCCTTTTTCTATTCAGGGGTGGGGGGGTAGAGGGGGATGGAAATGTCTCTGACACAAATACTTGAAATTTCAGGCTTTTATGAGTTATCTGATGTTtcaattttataattaattcCTTTTTCAGGTTTATTGTTTTGTAGGATGCATCCTTCATCATATTTGTTGGAAATTCTTTATTAATTAAACATATAATGGGCATGGTTAATCATCTTGAAGGATGCATCTTCTGCTAATCTTTGTGAGTTCATTGGTGATTGGACTAGTTGATCCATTAtatctatttatatttttagATCAATCTCCTTGCAGTTGgagcatgcatttttttttctacccgacacaaaacagaattttaatgaATTTAGATGGATTTAGTGGTATTTGAAGTTGTTGTTTCTAGCTCATGACTTGTGATAAGTTTTGTTGCAGGTTGTTACTCCTTTAGCGCCTCTAAGTCAGCAGGTACTTTCTCAACTTTGTTTGTTATGCAATAGAATTTTGGTTCTGCATTCTTGTTGATCTCATGATACACTGATAACAGATATATGTTTGTTCTCGGTTGTGCTTTTGaaccccacctttttttttaagtctgACATCATTTAGTTTATGGGACATAGATGTCTTCCTgttatatctttttcttttacaaaaCATGCGTGTGCAAATGCATGtggcatgttttttttttgggggggggggggggggagagggagttAAGAAGTTTACTTGAACACGGATAGGGATGTGATTAGTCAATGGTTAAGAGGTTTTCATGTATGAAATGTATTctgtggggggtgggggggctgaagaagatatatatatatatatatatatgatttgtCTGTCTATGTATGCATACCTATCCTTACATTTtgtaaaaaagaagaatatttaATCATTTTTCAGTGTTTTCAGCTAAATCCTTTCATCAATTAGTGCTTAACTCAACTTGCTTTGCAGGCTGGATACTATTGTGCAGTTTGTGAATGTGTTGTTAAGGATTCTGCAAACTACTTGGTCCACAATAATGGAAGAAATGTGAGTTCTTTCCCTGGCATAGATATCCATGTGTGGTCACATGGTTGTTCTCTTCACGGTACTTTTTTTTAGATCAAAGAGCTTTGGGTATGTTGATACGAATAGAACGATCATCTCTTCAACAGGTAAATACACTATATCTGAACTACGTTTTGCTGAGAGCATATAGAAATTACACAGGTGTGGAGATCATCTTAGTCTAGACAGAAGTGAAGCACCAAAAAGCTATTCTTTCTCACCTCTGCCATAGAAATGGCATGTGGGAATTGATGAACTAGGTCTCAGATTGATTGGCAACATTAAAGAGATCTTTTTGAGCAAATTTTAGCTGAATTAGGTCTTTGTAACCAATCAATGGGCTCCCTCTGGATCATTTGCTGTTATACGTATTATAATGGTGATGGTTATTCCCCATTCAGGTGTGCCACATGTGTCTCACACTGGTGGAGAAGACATCCTCTCTGTTGTCTTGAGTTGAGTTTGGAGTTTGGCAGAGAAAAACATTTGAAGTGTAAATATAGAACAATTAAAAGATTGTGGCGAAAAAATGATTGATGTCTGTTCATGCTGTTCATGTACCTAGGGCTTTTAATTTTGTCATGCCTCACAAGTACATCTCAATAAGGATTACAATATCACATATATCATATTCCAAAGCTTTTGATGGTGAGGTCCAAAATCTATTTGAACTTCTCAAGAAGTGGAAAGTTGCAGGTAGCTTTACTGAACAGGGTAGGATCCGAAAAGAAATAAATCTCCACTTATTCTGACttgaatttgttttttggttgtAAACCTTGTAAGAACTTGGTTCTGGATTTCAATTCCTCTTGGCCCAAGAATTTGAGAGAGGGAGATTGGCTGTGCTTGGTCAGCTTATTGCCATACCCTGTTGCTTACAGCACATGGTTGCACAAGATCTTTTGGTGCCAATTTTGCCAAAGTTTGTTGTTTTAGTATGAGAAGGATGCATTAGCCACCTGTATTCGGGTCGTACCTGTAGTGCCTGCTAATATGATCAGACAACTACACTCTTTTACTGATTGTTAGTTTATGTATTATATTTCAATTCTATTTTTCTAATAATTCTTCTTTCCTCTGCTCTCCGACTCCCCCTTTTTCGTgacatgcgtgtgtgtgtgtgtttttttcttttcttttcttttccctgtGATGTTATTTAATCACTAAGTTTCTTCTTTGATCAGAAAGAGAAGGCAGCAGAGGAAGACACCAAGGAAGGAGACCCTGATGGTGCAGCTATGATGGGATTTGGAGGTTTAAATTcatcccccccaaaaaaaaaaaaacaatgtaacATAGGGTGGAAATTTATAACCATCTTCTTAACCAAAGAGTGTGCTGGGTACATTCTGTTCCAGAACACTTGTATCCACTACTGACCACCCTTGAGGGTGTAAGATGTATATTCCCCTCCCCCGgccctattttttgttttttccttttgcttCCCCCTTTTTGTTGAACCCTACCCACTTATTTTGtatatgaaaatgttgaaattgTGATTAGGGATTGATAATGTCTAATACGATTGGGACCTTGAGGTTGATTTTTTGTGCTTGCATATAGTTCGTGTGTATAGATTCTGTAGAAGAGcagaaaaaaagatttttttttttggggggggggggggtactgTGGTTGGGTGGTTCGGAGTGCTGTTGGGGACTTGCCTTCTTTTTATGATGTTTGCTTTTCCAAATCCTTGTACAAAGATGGTTGAAAAACACAATTTTAAAGAACTACAATTGAGATCTATGGGGGTTTAGAGAAGTACTATTGTAAGGCATCTTCTTGAAGCATTGTAAGATGAACATGGAATGATGCATATCAAGATTGGGTTATAgaattcataaaataaaataaaaaaacattagGTTATAGAAGGGGGTTAGATGACGAGACCCATGGCCATGGTTTTTTGTGGTAGCAATGTTGAAGGAGGAACCTGGAATTGGTTGTAGAAATATTGGAGGAGGAATCGTAGGATCTCCTTGTTTGATGATCATGATAGGTTATGGGAATTTGAATAGTAAACTGCTAGCTATACTCTATGtggggtaacctagagggggtgaataagTTACCACTAGTGAAATGTTGtccttttaaaaattttctttaaattaaaacaagatagagagagaaattacGCAAATAGATGAcacaaaatttatagtggttcggctaaactagCCTACGttcactcctctcaaccttgagagaatttcactagttacttcctttcagtacagtaggtggaaAGAAcacttttacaatttttttccacgagataagaggatcccaatcttttaaggataagaagaTCATTGcaaaacctaagtacagtctaggttaatgcaacaatgctttataaactcaaaagcataaactaatacaAAAGAGGGTAAGGTAAGGATTACCTAGGCAaagagtgtgatgtgtactccttgcaagtgtcaaAATGATGCAAGAATGAATGCTTGTAATGATGACCTTCTTCAAGACTATTCTTTAAAGTGCAAGCATATGAAGATCTttaaagctttgaagtcaaccTTGAAATAGATTTGATGAGGACAATAAGACTTCAATAAATGAGAGCTTAAATTGACTTTTCACCTTTTACAAAAGTGGAATTTTAgactgtagtggataggtgaaaaggactggcatgttctctatttataggctcattaatgatgacctttagaacatgtgcaaaatgtgttCTAATAGATATATTTTTCTCCAATCCggtcgacctgaagattgatccggtcgatcggatcctAGCCGTTGGAAAAACTTATCGTTAAAAACTAACCGTTGGAGGGCAGTAGGGCCATCCGGTCGATGttcggtcgaccggatcatcgtcccacttgatccggtcgaccggatcaaacTTGGGAACGTACCAATGAGGCTACTACCAGATCTGATCGATACATACActgtgatccggtcgatcggatcatagACCGGATCCCAGTCTTGGCTTGATTCAGATAGTATGCCTGTGGGGATTGGTCCGGGGTTTTTTCCAATTGACTCCAACATGTTTAAGGGTCAAGGAGAGTTCAAGTTTAACCTCTTAAGGTCTCTAAATGATGCATATGCTTTTTCATTTATCTTATGCAAATGCGATTACAAGCATGCAGTGTTGTGTGTCTAAGTATGTACACACGAGCATCTTGAGTCTTGATTCGACTTCTTCATgtgatgttcttcaattttcaaaagATTTTCTTTTCTGTAAGATCTTCACATTCCTTCGAGATCTTGATCTTCAAGGCTTTGTCTGAACATCTTTACTTCGTACTATATGTCTTCTATTGCTTTGACTTTATTAGCCCTGTTGACATATAAACAATACACTAGACCTTGTCtgatatgtttgttatcatcaaaacaattatGGAGATAGGGTAGGATTCTCCAACACTCTATGCATTTGCAGTCCTGTTTCTATACTTATCTGATTGGTGATATAAGAAGTTAACTTGAGAGTAAGGGTAGAAATAATGTCGGGATTTTTTGACATAGTCTGGTTGGATAGTTGGTTAGATCGACCAATCTTGCAATGTCTCAAGCGATCTAGATTGGGATTGTCAGAAGTGGATCCGACCTTGGAATATGATGATTCATGGAATCTGTAAGAGAGGATATCTACATATGGTGTTCACATCTTTTCATAGAGGGGAGTGTTGTCAGTTTGAATTCCATGATCAGGGGCAACAATGCTCTGAAGCTTTTCCGTCAACTGTGAGACAACAGCTTCAATCCAGACGATGCAACTCTAGTTATGATGCTGCCCATTTCTTTAGATTTATGTTTGTGTGGAACTCTCTTGTAGACTTCTATTGCAAATCTGGGAAACTACTACTCTCAGGGTTTTTAATGAGACGCCTCGGAAAATTTTGGTTTCTTGGAACGCCAAGATCTAGGAATGGCTTTCAATGGACGAGGTGACCGCGTAGCATTGCAGTGCTTGCAAAACTCATGGTGACCTACAACTTTGAAAATGTGCAGGTAAGCTAGTATGAATGCAAGATTTGATGGGACTGAAACCtggagaagtttttttttttttaacaacaaCCTGGAGAAGTTCATCTCACTATAAGTTGCAAGGAAAAATTGCGTCTCATGGAAAACGGTCATATATGGTATATGAAAAAAAGAATTAGGTGCGGAaatcaacaaaataaagaaGCAAATTGGAACATTGCACTGATTTAATATGATACAAATTAAAGAATTAGGCATTTGTGCAAAGAagctttattttttgataagagaaaatctaattagaaggaaaaaacaGAGATTACATTGTCTACTATGTCTGATTTACATTTACTTTCCCTAGCTGAGACAGCAAAGAAGCTGTTACTGCTCTTATCTTATGGTTGTTGCTTGAATGAATCATCACCTAGTTTTTACCAATTCATTGGGTTAAAGGTCTATCcttcaattttgtttttcagACACTATCTACATTGacccaatgaaaaaaaaaatatcaataaataGATCACTGTAATGGATACCCAATATCCTGGTCACAATTTAAAGATGTTGAATTCACAATCCATCACAACAGAACGATGAATTGGTTCTTAAGACATTCACTTTCAATCTCCAGTTGCCAGCTTCTCTTCATCTACATCAAAAGCCTTCCGTGCTTGTTTCAGTTCTTCATGCATAGTGAGTAGTTCCGTACAACGATTAAGTTTTGGTAAATCCTGTACCATGAAATGGTCAAATGTGTGTTACTGCTACATTAGAAAACAGAGCAAATAAACAAAGCATCAATCTGTACAAAAGCAGGAAATATATCCACAAGTATCAATTGTAATAACTAATGGAAAGTTGGAGAACTCTGGAGATTGAACATTTAAGATATATCGAGGGAGTCTTCTGTCTTGAATAAAGTGTGATAGCCACCGACCAAATCAATGAATCACAAGGAGGAGTTTATGCAAGCTAGAAAGATGCCATAGAAACTACTGCAGAAGGTACCTTGCGGATTAGAAACAAAAAATCTTCTGTTAAAAGCTTCCCTCTCTTTGATGCAGTTTCTTGAGCTTTAAGCACCTAAGGAAAGTTCAGCGGCAGATAAAGGTTATGGATGCAAAGATATCCAAATTAAATAGCTAAGAAACATACACTTGGATAAAGAGCAGCCTGGTTTACCATATCTGTGATATACTCAACAGCTATTTCCTCAACCAGTGCAACAGTTTCTGGGAGTGGCTGCAAAAATGACAGGAATTCATTGATTTAACCAGCTCTTAGGGGTCaatgaaaaaattaattttagacCCAGACCAAATATGGTAATCATGATATGCAAAAATATTAAGAATAGCATTTCTCAATTCCAACAACAAAAACGCAATATGTTTTGAGCAATTTGCAAGTCAATGCTGAAGGTGTTGGAGAGTCCAACTCAGAAACCTTAAGGCATTAAGCGGAGAGAACTCCTCAAGTATATGAAGGCACAAAGACTTGAACAAACTGATGTGGGACTATAACTttataactcccaacatctcaacactcccctcCCCGTCACATGCAGCTTCAGCATACCTAGCTCTACAAATGGACAAAGAACTTAAGGACGACAATAAAGGAAactaggctttgataccatgttggaggGTCTAACAAAAAACCTTAGAGGACCTCAAGTATATGAAGGTACTAAAGACCCGAACAAACCCATGTGAGACTATAACTCTATAACTCCCAATATCTTAACAAAGATGTCGAATATAAACAAATATATGGACAGAGCACAGTATTATTGAGCTCCAATTCACTTTTCAGGGTCattgaatctttaatttcttGCATCAATCTAAAGGCAAATAAATTTCTTTAGAGAGGTGTTGCTGTTGAGACTTCAAACAGACAAGTAAACAAATACTGCAGTGATTGTTGAACTTAAATCCCTCTATTTCATGCATAATTTTCAAGGCAATTATTTTCTTTAGAGAGGTGCTGAAGATCAAAAGAGATATGGAATTATTTTCCAAGAGGAAATTCCTCATTTCAGGTACTTCCATGGATAATTCCGCTTAAATGATGGAAATCTAAGACCATGGATGAATCTACACAATCAGTGTCTACCATGCGTTTCTCTAAGCAATGTGCACAAGTATTTATGTAATAAAGAGTGAAACAGATGTGGAAACGTACATTGGGATCATCACCAAATCCAAACATCATGTGTTGCACTGTAGCATCATAATGAAAACAAAGATCAGTCAGAGCagtcaaaaattcaaaattgaaggAGTGAACACTGTTCACAACTCAATGGAACCAAATACCCAGAAGTATATGCTTACAATCTTTCTGAAAAACTCCTGGCTTGCGCTTGAACGAGACATCCGACATCTGCAACGATCCGATTTTCGGCTTCACGGTGGATCCACCGGCAGAATTGTCGTGCATCTCGGTTGCGTGATTTGATATAACCCTGTTGTATCATTTAATCAATTTCAAAGAATAAATAATTACAGCAAGTTCATGAATTTAACCTTTTTAAATGAAAGAG
The sequence above is a segment of the Telopea speciosissima isolate NSW1024214 ecotype Mountain lineage chromosome 7, Tspe_v1, whole genome shotgun sequence genome. Coding sequences within it:
- the LOC122669226 gene encoding transcription initiation factor TFIID subunit 13-like isoform X1, with product MQSKQKQSRVISNHATEMHDNSAGGSTVKPKIGSLQMSDVSFKRKPGVFQKDLQHMMFGFGDDPNPLPETVALVEEIAVEYITDMVLKAQETASKRGKLLTEDFLFLIRKDLPKLNRCTELLTMHEELKQARKAFDVDEEKLATGD
- the LOC122669226 gene encoding transcription initiation factor TFIID subunit 13-like isoform X2, coding for MQSKQKQRVISNHATEMHDNSAGGSTVKPKIGSLQMSDVSFKRKPGVFQKDLQHMMFGFGDDPNPLPETVALVEEIAVEYITDMVLKAQETASKRGKLLTEDFLFLIRKDLPKLNRCTELLTMHEELKQARKAFDVDEEKLATGD